In a genomic window of Methanosarcina horonobensis HB-1 = JCM 15518:
- a CDS encoding acyltransferase family protein: MKNKIIAFDFLRALAIIMIIPAHLSSYLFSKYSKLALYAFDPYFANMGLGLFIFMSGYLLYYNNYSINSLENVFDFYKKRLLRIYPLYWSALAIFVMIFYVLAPRLDSGFVFPNSDNVFTFYNVLVHALGLQILLAPAYATPMLTLYFVGLIVIFYAIYPFIIMYSKSTKSLLFSSLIVYSGFFLISKTFNVIDHRFFMFFLIFMFGIIVCRENLFEKAVKTPKTSFFQILLAVLPVIFVLVIVLGLRSSMFLDPKISVTIDNGSGTISSFTVRSIMDSVAGLLGVNSPLLQFIIDTALLNIFIIIFCVFEYSLAMRFINDKFSRYLSSFFTHIATSSYCVYLFHRPFFVLWNSGTNFINSPILRDVIMLFVAIPLLFFTSYHIQKIELNLKNSFSSRKFPGKKLPYMRAIIGFNK, from the coding sequence ATGAAAAACAAAATAATTGCATTTGACTTTTTAAGGGCATTAGCAATAATTATGATTATTCCCGCTCATTTGAGTAGCTATTTGTTTTCTAAATATAGCAAGTTAGCACTCTATGCTTTTGATCCTTATTTTGCAAACATGGGTTTGGGACTCTTTATATTTATGAGTGGATACCTTCTATATTATAACAACTACTCGATAAACTCACTTGAAAATGTGTTTGATTTTTACAAAAAAAGGCTTCTCAGAATCTATCCTCTTTACTGGTCTGCACTCGCCATCTTTGTAATGATATTTTACGTACTTGCTCCCAGGTTAGATTCAGGCTTTGTATTTCCTAACTCAGATAATGTGTTTACTTTTTATAATGTACTTGTACATGCACTGGGACTGCAAATCCTGCTTGCGCCGGCTTATGCTACTCCTATGTTAACTCTCTATTTTGTGGGCTTGATTGTTATTTTCTATGCCATTTATCCGTTTATTATCATGTACTCAAAGAGTACAAAGAGCCTTTTATTTTCCTCACTTATCGTATACTCTGGTTTTTTTTTAATCTCAAAAACTTTCAATGTTATTGACCACCGTTTTTTCATGTTTTTTCTAATCTTTATGTTTGGAATCATTGTCTGCAGAGAAAATCTGTTTGAAAAAGCCGTAAAAACCCCCAAAACATCTTTTTTTCAGATCCTGCTGGCAGTTCTTCCGGTTATTTTCGTGCTGGTAATTGTTTTAGGATTGAGAAGTTCAATGTTTCTAGACCCAAAAATTTCTGTTACTATTGATAACGGTAGCGGGACAATTAGCTCTTTCACAGTAAGATCTATTATGGACAGTGTAGCGGGCTTACTGGGTGTCAATTCACCTCTTTTACAATTCATTATTGACACAGCGCTACTTAATATCTTTATAATAATATTCTGCGTTTTTGAGTATTCGCTTGCTATGAGGTTTATCAATGATAAATTTTCACGTTATTTAAGTTCTTTTTTTACGCATATTGCTACATCTTCATACTGTGTTTATTTATTTCACAGACCTTTTTTTGTTCTGTGGAATTCGGGAACGAATTTCATAAACTCTCCAATTTTACGTGATGTTATTATGCTGTTTGTAGCCATTCCCCTGTTATTCTTTACTTCATATCACATTCAAAAAATTGAATTAAACCTGAAAAATAGTTTCTCGTCGAGGAAATTCCCCGGAAAGAAATTACCTTACATGAGGGCCATTATAGGTTTCAATAAATGA
- a CDS encoding type II toxin-antitoxin system RelE/ParE family toxin — protein MKKKQRSSSKRILFFIAVLRKTVNSILENPECGKPLRNVLKGLRRVHIGHFVLIYEIDNTNETITFFEV, from the coding sequence TTGAAAAAGAAACAAAGGTCCTCTTCAAAAAGGATTCTGTTCTTTATAGCCGTTTTAAGAAAAACTGTCAACAGTATTCTAGAAAATCCAGAGTGTGGAAAACCTTTGCGGAATGTACTTAAAGGACTTCGCAGAGTTCACATTGGCCACTTCGTTCTAATCTATGAAATAGATAATACTAATGAAACCATCACTTTTTTTGAAGTTTAG
- a CDS encoding sensor histidine kinase, with translation MLNKKRSTRAGLCDTIFRKSKQYMESVVLLLVPLFLTSQKIEKTEINAETWRRTVFLWRDETESTYSANNLRIEEDDYRLLVQNIEGFIGFRVDENFIPVFIDGAVNDITGYSIEDFLSRRIKWLGIVIAEDRALIFENIEKTLSNPTVSTEFEYRIRSRDGEIKWVRQVIQKIPAGYGKPGEIQGFVRDITRHKLAEISLEIIKDAHIKEINHRIKNNLQVISSLLSLEAEKFTDPEVLEAFRESQNRIASMSLIHQELYTEETDTIDFSDYLRKLTAGLFGSYRVGKDEISLKLDLEQVYIETNTAVALGIIVNELVSNALKYAFPAGKEGKICISLSRVKKYEKQYENSGNPRTVPDCLNENDLPFILTVEDDGQGIPEWVDFRNTDSLGLQLVNIFVEQIEGSIELIRDSGTKFNIHFSRLKNGKLG, from the coding sequence ATGCTGAATAAAAAGAGAAGTACAAGAGCAGGACTCTGCGACACAATTTTCCGGAAATCTAAACAATATATGGAGAGTGTAGTCCTCCTGTTAGTTCCTTTATTTTTAACAAGCCAAAAGATAGAAAAGACAGAAATAAATGCTGAAACCTGGAGAAGAACAGTTTTTCTCTGGAGAGATGAAACCGAAAGCACATATTCGGCAAATAATTTACGGATCGAGGAAGACGACTATCGTCTACTCGTTCAAAACATCGAAGGTTTCATAGGATTCAGGGTAGATGAGAACTTTATACCTGTATTCATTGACGGAGCAGTTAATGACATAACCGGATACAGTATAGAGGATTTTTTATCCCGCAGAATAAAATGGTTAGGAATAGTCATAGCTGAAGACCGGGCTCTAATTTTTGAGAATATCGAAAAAACTCTATCCAACCCGACTGTCTCAACCGAGTTTGAGTACAGGATACGGAGCAGGGATGGAGAAATAAAATGGGTTCGGCAGGTTATTCAGAAAATTCCGGCAGGCTACGGAAAGCCCGGAGAAATACAGGGATTCGTTCGTGATATTACCAGGCATAAATTAGCAGAGATTTCCCTGGAAATAATTAAGGACGCACACATAAAAGAAATAAATCACAGGATAAAGAATAACCTTCAGGTGATCTCATCCCTACTCAGTCTCGAGGCTGAGAAGTTTACTGACCCTGAGGTTCTTGAAGCCTTTCGGGAAAGCCAGAACCGCATAGCTTCGATGTCTTTAATCCATCAGGAACTTTACACAGAAGAAACAGATACAATTGACTTTTCAGATTACCTCCGGAAACTCACTGCAGGTCTTTTCGGTTCATACAGAGTGGGAAAAGACGAGATCAGTTTGAAGCTGGATCTTGAGCAGGTATATATTGAAACAAACACTGCAGTAGCCCTTGGCATTATTGTTAACGAACTGGTTTCAAATGCCCTGAAGTATGCCTTTCCGGCTGGAAAAGAAGGGAAAATCTGCATAAGCCTTTCCAGGGTGAAGAAATATGAAAAACAATACGAAAACTCTGGAAATCCAAGAACAGTACCAGACTGCCTGAACGAAAACGATTTGCCGTTTATACTGACCGTAGAAGATGATGGTCAGGGAATTCCGGAATGGGTGGACTTTAGGAACACAGATTCCCTGGGTCTGCAGCTTGTAAATATTTTTGTCGAGCAGATAGAAGGTTCTATCGAACTTATAAGAGACAGCGGGACAAAGTTCAATATTCACTTCAGCAGACTGAAAAATGGGAAACTAGGCTGA
- a CDS encoding GNAT family N-acetyltransferase yields the protein MNIDREVYDTWKLIDIYTFPAFRRRGISTALIEKGIYDLLEDPDLLLVEYPLSEYSAGIIADLEHKAV from the coding sequence GTGAATATTGATCGTGAGGTTTATGATACCTGGAAATTAATAGACATTTACACGTTCCCCGCATTTAGAAGAAGAGGGATATCAACAGCCTTGATAGAAAAAGGTATTTATGATCTGCTTGAAGATCCAGATTTATTGCTGGTTGAGTATCCTCTGTCTGAATACTCGGCTGGAATCATTGCTGATTTGGAGCATAAGGCTGTATAG